One Spiribacter halobius DNA segment encodes these proteins:
- a CDS encoding thiol-disulfide oxidoreductase DCC family protein yields MAETPPLTVYYDGACPLCRREIGFYRRRRGAERLRWLDVSAEGAEAVLPEGLSRRAALGRFHVGLADGRLVSGGAAFAELWAALPGFRAAGRLFRRRPLVNLLELAYRGFLPLRPYLQRLVRQ; encoded by the coding sequence ATGGCCGAGACACCACCGCTGACCGTCTACTATGACGGCGCCTGCCCGCTCTGCCGCCGCGAGATCGGGTTCTACCGTCGCCGGCGCGGCGCCGAGCGGCTGCGCTGGCTGGACGTGAGCGCCGAGGGCGCGGAGGCGGTATTGCCGGAGGGGCTCAGCCGCCGGGCCGCACTGGGGCGTTTCCATGTCGGCCTGGCGGACGGGCGGCTGGTATCCGGCGGGGCGGCGTTCGCCGAGCTCTGGGCGGCCCTGCCCGGGTTCCGTGCCGCCGGGCGGCTGTTCCGGCGGCGCCCGCTCGTGAATCTGCTGGAGCTGGCCTATCGGGGGTTCCTGCCCCTTCGGCCCTACCTGCAGCGGCTGGTTCGACAGTAA
- a CDS encoding SOUL family heme-binding protein, translated as MRPIPAALALLASLTTAGCSVFGGQAAPEPEYRVLVSEPPFEIREYPPLTVARTTAEGGWDAAVRRGFGRLFDYIGGANAPATEVSMTAPVLTEPQGDSIPMTAPVSAAPQGDGWRVMFVLPPEYTVATAPRPTHPEVEIATLPARRMAVLTFSGTLGDDRIAEARSRLAAWLADRPEAPAGAWQAAGYHPPWTLPWLRRNEVMVPVAMDG; from the coding sequence ATGCGCCCGATTCCCGCCGCCCTTGCGCTGCTGGCGTCGCTGACCACCGCCGGCTGTTCCGTCTTCGGCGGCCAGGCGGCGCCGGAGCCGGAGTATCGCGTGCTGGTCTCCGAGCCGCCCTTCGAGATCCGCGAGTATCCGCCCCTCACGGTGGCTCGCACCACGGCGGAGGGGGGCTGGGACGCCGCGGTCCGCCGCGGCTTCGGCCGGCTGTTCGACTACATCGGCGGCGCCAACGCGCCGGCCACCGAGGTCTCCATGACCGCCCCGGTGCTGACGGAGCCCCAGGGGGATTCCATCCCGATGACCGCGCCGGTCAGCGCAGCCCCGCAGGGGGATGGCTGGCGGGTGATGTTCGTGCTGCCGCCGGAGTACACCGTCGCGACGGCCCCACGGCCCACGCACCCCGAGGTCGAGATCGCCACGCTGCCCGCGAGGCGAATGGCGGTGCTGACCTTTTCCGGCACCCTGGGCGACGACCGCATTGCGGAGGCGCGCAGCCGCCTGGCGGCGTGGCTCGCGGACCGCCCCGAGGCGCCGGCGGGCGCCTGGCAGGCCGCGGGCTACCACCCGCCCTGGACCCTGCCCTGGCTGCGGCGCAACGAGGTGATGGTGCCGGTGGCCATGGACGGCTGA